The following proteins are encoded in a genomic region of Candidatus Brocadiaceae bacterium:
- a CDS encoding mandelate racemase/muconate lactonizing enzyme family protein produces MKVTDWTVYEPDVLRHVFIELHTDAGISGWGAAFSSRPQCLGALEWLKKFVVGENPLEVERVTEKLHQITYWFGRGGAMTHAISGINIALWDLVGRALGQPVSVLLGGRYHDAVPVYASVLFDPVETLTERIGRILGRGFRALKLGWEPFGQQSLARDEALIRIAREAAGEDVTLLVDAGGSYPFWRPRLKDALERARMLADYAVYWYEEPLEPDDIEGYVRLTDASPVKIAHGEVLTRRQSFDPFFKRRAMDIAQPDATKVGGLSEMRRIAWLAEPHGIEVVPHGWNTAVGVAADAHFVSSLHTRSFVEFNVGNPLVEDLVAPGFRLDADGCLPVPAGPGLGIEIDRDRLEQFRREGFASETWLWDQQGTFEAR; encoded by the coding sequence ATGAAGGTCACGGACTGGACGGTCTACGAGCCGGACGTGCTGCGCCACGTGTTCATCGAGCTGCATACCGACGCGGGTATCAGCGGCTGGGGCGCCGCCTTCTCCAGCCGCCCGCAGTGTCTGGGCGCGCTCGAATGGCTGAAGAAGTTCGTCGTCGGGGAGAACCCGCTGGAGGTTGAGCGTGTCACGGAGAAGCTCCACCAGATCACCTACTGGTTCGGCCGCGGCGGGGCGATGACGCATGCCATCAGCGGGATCAACATCGCCCTGTGGGATCTGGTCGGCCGCGCGCTCGGCCAGCCGGTCTCGGTGCTCCTGGGCGGCCGCTACCACGACGCCGTGCCCGTGTACGCCTCCGTCCTGTTCGATCCGGTGGAGACGCTGACCGAGCGCATCGGCCGGATACTCGGGCGTGGCTTCCGCGCCCTGAAGCTGGGCTGGGAACCGTTCGGCCAGCAGAGCCTGGCCAGGGACGAGGCGCTCATCCGCATCGCGCGTGAGGCAGCCGGCGAGGACGTGACGCTGCTCGTCGACGCCGGGGGCAGCTACCCCTTCTGGCGGCCCCGGCTCAAAGACGCCCTTGAGCGCGCCCGCATGCTGGCCGACTACGCCGTCTACTGGTACGAAGAGCCCCTGGAGCCCGACGACATCGAGGGCTACGTGCGGCTCACGGACGCCTCGCCCGTCAAGATCGCCCACGGCGAGGTGCTCACGCGCCGGCAGTCCTTCGACCCCTTTTTCAAGCGTCGCGCCATGGACATCGCCCAGCCCGATGCGACGAAGGTCGGCGGCCTCTCGGAGATGCGGCGCATCGCCTGGCTCGCCGAGCCGCACGGCATCGAGGTGGTGCCGCACGGCTGGAACACGGCGGTCGGCGTGGCGGCGGACGCGCACTTCGTCTCGTCGCTCCACACGCGCTCGTTCGTCGAGTTCAACGTGGGCAACCCGCTGGTCGAGGACCTGGTCGCCCCGGGGTTCCGGCTGGACGCCGACGGCTGCCTGCCGGTGCCCGCCGGGCCCGGCCTGGGCATCGAGATCGACCGTGACCGGCTGGAGCAGTTCCGCAGGGAGGGCTTCGCCAGCGAGACCTGGCTCTGGGACCAGCAGGGAACGTTCGAGGCCAGGTGA